A section of the Oreochromis niloticus isolate F11D_XX linkage group LG9, O_niloticus_UMD_NMBU, whole genome shotgun sequence genome encodes:
- the LOC109203473 gene encoding uncharacterized protein LOC109203473: MDTTYALCRQEIVGAPRVRDVVDRWPVLLMESQVVAESHRINSVNLHTQFYKELDRHTPRLITLFRDKAIKTGKIAEELAKLMRIYDIQEQRDVNTRRALVLRALPVYLREDASTLFRTCDSADGPDLTVTPVALLTVVTDDTTDSALFSPESICIVVEDEILVNGPINLADSFFLLFGYIYALDLQYPKKLELTFTFIQKVVMCLEDNKPLKGRLLMLKNDLFNE; the protein is encoded by the exons ATGGACACAACCTATGCACTATGTCGCCAAGAAATTGTTGGAGCTCCACGAGTGAGAGATGTCGTGGACAGATGGCCAGTCCTACTTATGGAGTCacag GTGGTTGCAGAGTCCCACCGAATCAACAGTGTTAACCTGCACACTCAATTCTACAAGGAGCTGGACAGACACACGCCTAGACTCATCACTTTGTTCCGAGACAAGGCCATCAAGACTGGCAAGATTGCAGAGGAGCTAGCAAAGCTCATGAGAATTTATGACATTCAG GAACAGCGTGATGTAAATACAAGACGGGCCCTCGTCCTTCGTGCACTTCCTGTGTACCTGCGTGAAGATGCCTCCACGTTATTCAGGACTTGTGAT TCAGCAGATGGTCCAGACCTCACTGTCACTCCTGTGGCTCTGCTGACAGTTGTCACGGATGACACTACTGATTCGGCCCTCTTCAGTCCCGAAAGCATCTGCATTGTCGTTGAGGATGAAATACTTGTGAATGGTCCCATAAATCTGGCTGACTCATTTTTCCTGCTCTTTGGGTACATCTATGCACTAGACCTACAATACCCAAAGAAACTTGAGCTTACATTCACATTTATCCAGAAGGTTGTGATGTGCCTTGAGGACAACAAACCACTGAAAGGGCGTCTACTGATGCTGAAGAATGATTTGTTCAATGAGTGA